The following coding sequences lie in one Sphingomonas sp. M1-B02 genomic window:
- a CDS encoding flagellar motor protein MotB — MTLPEDAPARPIWLTTLADLALLLLGFFVLLQANKIDPGTLAASFRAGFDSREAAMPVEMALVRFDPGSAEPLDIFAAAAWARDAARDPRTRLRITGEIDGSVADVDPLTNSGPLLAADRARAVAALLVASGAVSPDRIAIATAAGQRRAVLTLGFEGGRQ; from the coding sequence ATGACCTTGCCCGAGGACGCGCCCGCCCGGCCGATTTGGCTGACGACGCTTGCCGATCTCGCACTGCTGCTGCTCGGCTTCTTCGTGCTGCTCCAGGCGAACAAGATCGATCCGGGCACGCTCGCGGCCAGCTTTCGCGCCGGCTTCGATTCGCGCGAAGCCGCGATGCCGGTCGAAATGGCGCTCGTGCGCTTCGATCCCGGCTCCGCCGAGCCGCTCGACATCTTTGCCGCCGCCGCCTGGGCGCGGGATGCCGCGCGCGATCCGCGCACGCGGCTGCGCATCACCGGGGAGATCGATGGCAGCGTGGCCGACGTCGATCCGCTCACCAATAGCGGTCCCTTGCTTGCCGCCGATCGTGCTCGCGCCGTCGCCGCCCTGCTCGTCGCCTCGGGCGCCGTCTCCCCCGATCGCATCGCCATCGCCACCGCCGCCGGCCAGCGCCGCGCGGTCCTCACCCTTGGTTTTGAGGGAGGCCGGCAATGA
- a CDS encoding flagella basal body P-ring formation protein FlgA, whose product MFLTLALALAAPAAAQDFQSTVLLDTVVAQFTGKPVGEVGGARTPVDARLKLQACAAPQLEWRSEAKDTVIVRCIAPNWRIFVPVNALPQPKPAPAPLAQRPAAAVAKAEPVIRRGDPLTVEAGSPGFSITRDGIAMGDAAAGARLMVKVDPKKPPIQAVALESGRARLPGWAE is encoded by the coding sequence ATGTTCCTGACCCTAGCGCTGGCTTTGGCGGCGCCCGCCGCTGCGCAGGATTTCCAGTCGACCGTGTTGCTTGACACCGTCGTCGCGCAGTTCACCGGCAAGCCGGTGGGCGAGGTGGGCGGCGCGCGCACCCCGGTCGACGCGCGGCTGAAGCTGCAAGCCTGCGCGGCGCCCCAGCTCGAATGGCGCAGCGAGGCCAAGGATACGGTGATCGTGCGCTGCATAGCGCCCAACTGGCGGATCTTCGTGCCAGTGAACGCGCTGCCTCAGCCCAAGCCGGCCCCGGCGCCGCTCGCGCAGCGTCCTGCCGCTGCGGTCGCGAAGGCAGAGCCGGTGATCCGCCGCGGTGATCCGCTGACGGTCGAGGCGGGCTCGCCGGGCTTCTCGATAACTCGCGACGGCATCGCGATGGGAGACGCTGCCGCCGGCGCCCGGCTGATGGTCAAGGTCGATCCGAAGAAGCCACCGATCCAGGCGGTGGCGCTTGAATCCGGCCGCGCCCGGCTGCCCGGCTGGGCGGAGTGA
- the flgM gene encoding flagellar biosynthesis anti-sigma factor FlgM, whose product MVDPIGNKAGVASARRVASVGAVASVTTLKPAAKEAGLVESSAAQLAGTMASQAPVDAERVSKIRKAIQDGRFPLVPSTVADRLLALKLEWNPNDQA is encoded by the coding sequence ATGGTGGATCCAATCGGCAACAAGGCAGGAGTGGCTTCGGCCCGTCGCGTCGCGTCGGTCGGCGCTGTCGCTTCCGTAACGACGCTGAAACCGGCGGCCAAGGAGGCCGGTCTGGTCGAATCTTCCGCGGCGCAGCTCGCCGGCACCATGGCCTCGCAGGCCCCGGTCGACGCCGAGCGCGTCTCGAAGATCCGCAAGGCGATCCAGGACGGCCGCTTCCCGCTGGTCCCGTCGACCGTCGCCGATCGGTTGCTCGCCTTGAAGCTGGAATGGAATCCGAATGACCAGGCGTGA
- a CDS encoding flagellar protein FlgN, protein MTRRDALINVIEALHAEIAALKANDSSALEAATGAKLAAIDTVALYDGEAPSIEVKELAAEAHRLNESCRIYVNLMAANVRRRLQLLSGEMTPAYRPGGYALA, encoded by the coding sequence ATGACCAGGCGTGATGCGCTCATCAACGTGATCGAGGCGCTGCATGCCGAAATTGCCGCGCTGAAGGCCAATGATTCAAGCGCCTTGGAAGCCGCAACCGGTGCCAAATTGGCGGCGATCGACACGGTGGCGCTCTATGACGGCGAAGCGCCCTCGATCGAGGTCAAGGAGCTCGCCGCGGAGGCCCACCGCCTCAATGAGAGCTGCCGCATCTATGTGAACCTGATGGCGGCAAATGTTCGCCGCCGCCTGCAACTTCTTTCCGGCGAGATGACGCCTGCCTACCGTCCCGGAGGCTATGCCCTCGCCTGA
- a CDS encoding lytic transglycosylase domain-containing protein, translating into MSIVSVDSKAGIQTAIAAASRKTGIDFNYLMGQAQVESGMRADARAQTSSATGLYQFIEQSWLGVVKDHGAEHGLGWAADSIRQTSSGRYVVSDPATRRAILDMRSDPQTAAIMAAEHASDNKAALEDKLGRPATGTDLYMAHFLGQGGAAKFLGAMEASPDRAGAALFPAAARANRNIFYAANGQARSLSDIYARFAGKLDQGAASVGAAGSASGLDGLSAQLDQFGASLGESEVILGNDAAGGDRHWIETTLAQLNTSRSGANPLAREAINPLRPTPENARLAYLMLANLGA; encoded by the coding sequence ATGAGCATCGTATCGGTCGACAGCAAGGCTGGCATTCAGACGGCGATCGCCGCGGCGAGCCGCAAGACCGGAATCGACTTCAACTATCTGATGGGGCAGGCGCAGGTCGAAAGCGGCATGCGCGCCGACGCGCGCGCCCAGACCTCCAGCGCCACCGGGCTTTACCAGTTCATTGAACAAAGCTGGCTCGGCGTGGTCAAAGATCATGGCGCCGAGCATGGCCTGGGCTGGGCCGCGGATTCGATCCGCCAGACTTCCAGCGGCCGCTACGTCGTGAGCGATCCGGCGACGCGCAGGGCGATCCTCGACATGCGCAGCGATCCGCAGACCGCGGCGATCATGGCGGCCGAACATGCCTCGGACAACAAGGCCGCGCTCGAGGACAAGCTCGGCCGCCCCGCCACCGGCACCGATCTCTACATGGCCCATTTTCTGGGGCAGGGGGGGGCGGCCAAGTTCCTCGGCGCGATGGAAGCCAGCCCGGATCGCGCGGGCGCTGCGCTCTTCCCGGCTGCCGCCCGTGCCAATCGCAACATCTTTTACGCTGCCAACGGCCAAGCCCGTTCGCTGAGCGACATTTATGCGCGCTTCGCCGGCAAGCTCGATCAGGGCGCCGCCTCGGTCGGTGCCGCTGGAAGTGCCTCCGGGCTCGACGGGCTCTCCGCGCAGCTCGACCAGTTCGGTGCGAGTCTCGGCGAATCCGAGGTTATCCTGGGCAATGATGCGGCCGGCGGCGATCGCCACTGGATCGAGACGACGCTGGCCCAGCTCAACACCTCGCGCAGCGGCGCCAATCCGCTCGCCCGCGAGGCAATCAATCCGCTGCGGCCCACGCCCGAAAATGCCCGGCTCGCTTATCTCATGCTCGCCAATCTGGGGGCGTAA
- the flhA gene encoding flagellar biosynthesis protein FlhA, with protein MTLPAGFAPAVRSFSLPSAILLLVALMVVPIPAFLLDVFFIMNIMISLAVLMVALNAQKPLDFSAFPSVLLFATLFRLGLNVASTRVVLVHGHEGEAAAGHVIEAFGNFLIGGDYVVGLLVFSILIIINMIVVTKGAGRVSEVSARFTLDALPGKQMAIDADLNAGLISPDEARARRAEVSTEADFYGSMDGSSKFVKGDAIAGLLILFINIIGGLILGVVSHQMAVGEAAQTYILLAIGDALVAQVPALLLSIAAAAIVTRVTSKHDLAGQIGSQFGSYKTWMPVAVILALLGILPGMPHFVILPAAAGAGFAAWRLYKNANLPPPPEPAAEPADLSRISWDEVTDNMQVMLDIGYGLVPLVDERRGGPLMGRITGVRRQLSKDLGFVVPQVRVRDDINLAPFTYRIVIGGVVVGEDNVSPDEVLALDTGQAVGTLRGKPVKDPTFGLDAIWIPSGDADAATGAGYLVVDPGTVVATHLNQVLIQHAADLLGPDEVQSLLDGLKERAAALVAALCPNPVPLTTLTTVLRGLLAENVPLKEFRRIAAAIAVASQRTLDADEILELIRPDLGPLIIQRLCGVREPLRVMTLEGQLEALLGQAVRSDPSKRHTIEPDLGRRIADALQRAAGPLIAEAKPFALVVQPSIRVAIRKLVKTVLPDTPVMSFFEVPEDKAVEVVAVIGAPEALPA; from the coding sequence ATGACGCTTCCCGCCGGCTTCGCCCCGGCAGTCCGCAGCTTCTCGCTGCCTTCGGCGATCCTGTTGCTCGTCGCCTTGATGGTCGTGCCGATCCCGGCCTTCCTGCTCGACGTCTTCTTCATCATGAACATCATGATCAGCCTCGCGGTGCTGATGGTGGCGCTCAATGCACAGAAGCCGCTCGATTTCTCGGCCTTTCCCAGCGTCCTGCTTTTCGCCACGCTGTTTCGGCTGGGCCTCAACGTCGCTTCGACCCGCGTCGTGCTGGTCCACGGTCATGAAGGCGAAGCCGCTGCGGGCCATGTCATCGAGGCGTTCGGCAATTTCCTGATCGGCGGCGACTATGTCGTCGGTTTGTTGGTCTTCTCGATCCTGATCATCATTAACATGATCGTCGTCACCAAGGGCGCGGGCCGCGTGTCGGAAGTTTCCGCCCGCTTCACCCTCGATGCCTTGCCGGGCAAGCAGATGGCGATCGATGCCGATCTCAACGCCGGCCTGATCAGCCCCGACGAAGCCCGCGCCCGTCGCGCCGAAGTCTCGACCGAAGCCGATTTCTACGGCTCGATGGACGGTTCGTCGAAGTTCGTGAAGGGCGACGCGATCGCCGGCCTGTTGATCTTGTTCATCAACATTATCGGCGGCTTGATCCTGGGCGTCGTCAGCCACCAGATGGCCGTGGGCGAAGCCGCGCAGACCTATATCCTGCTCGCGATCGGCGACGCGCTGGTGGCGCAGGTGCCGGCACTTTTGCTCTCGATCGCTGCCGCGGCGATCGTCACGCGGGTTACTTCGAAGCACGATCTGGCGGGCCAGATCGGCAGTCAGTTCGGCAGCTACAAGACCTGGATGCCGGTCGCGGTGATCCTGGCTTTGCTCGGCATCCTGCCCGGAATGCCGCATTTCGTGATCCTGCCCGCAGCCGCCGGCGCCGGCTTCGCGGCGTGGAGGCTCTACAAGAACGCCAATCTGCCGCCCCCGCCGGAACCCGCCGCCGAGCCAGCCGATCTGTCGCGGATCAGCTGGGACGAAGTCACCGACAATATGCAGGTGATGCTCGACATCGGTTATGGGCTGGTGCCGCTGGTCGACGAAAGGCGCGGCGGCCCCTTGATGGGCCGCATCACCGGGGTGCGCCGCCAGCTGTCGAAGGATCTCGGCTTCGTCGTGCCGCAGGTGCGCGTCCGCGACGACATCAACCTGGCACCCTTCACCTATCGGATTGTGATCGGCGGAGTCGTCGTCGGCGAAGACAATGTCTCGCCCGATGAGGTGCTCGCGCTTGATACCGGGCAAGCGGTTGGCACGCTGCGCGGCAAGCCGGTCAAGGACCCGACCTTCGGGCTCGACGCGATCTGGATTCCATCGGGCGATGCCGATGCCGCCACGGGTGCCGGTTACCTGGTCGTCGATCCCGGCACGGTGGTCGCAACGCACCTCAACCAGGTGCTGATCCAGCACGCCGCGGACCTGCTCGGCCCCGACGAGGTGCAATCGCTGCTCGACGGCCTCAAGGAGCGCGCCGCCGCTTTGGTCGCCGCGCTCTGCCCGAACCCGGTGCCGCTCACTACGCTCACCACGGTATTGCGCGGGCTGCTTGCGGAGAATGTCCCGCTCAAGGAGTTCCGCCGGATCGCCGCGGCGATCGCGGTCGCGTCGCAGCGTACGCTCGATGCCGACGAGATTCTCGAGCTGATCCGCCCCGATCTCGGGCCGCTGATCATCCAGCGGCTGTGCGGCGTGCGCGAGCCGCTGCGGGTGATGACGCTCGAAGGCCAGCTCGAAGCGCTGCTCGGCCAGGCGGTCCGCTCGGACCCGTCGAAGCGCCACACGATCGAGCCCGATCTCGGCCGCCGCATCGCCGATGCGCTCCAGCGCGCCGCGGGTCCGCTGATCGCGGAGGCCAAGCCCTTCGCGCTCGTCGTCCAGCCCTCGATCCGCGTCGCGATCCGCAAGCTGGTCAAGACCGTCCTGCCCGACACGCCGGTGATGAGCTTCTTCGAAGTGCCCGAAGACAAGGCGGTCGAAGTCGTCGCGGTGATCGGCGCGCCGGAGGCGCTGCCCGCATGA
- a CDS encoding sigma-70 family RNA polymerase sigma factor, translating into MASLAQSPLVYERVAPRDAEALVRKHLPLVRRIAWHVHGSMSSIVEVEDLIQIGMVALIEAVTAFEDRGQVTFEQYLVTRLRGSMIDELRRQATLTRGAMRRRRAYQETVAALAAELGHAPSDIEVAEKLDVTPEKLRAEYVTAEAVRFDSIDDLYSDESPWFMSDEPDAFDQLADSDQREALIAAITGLPEREAQVVQLYYVEELNLEEIGQVLGVGAARICQIKASAHARLKRALQRRMS; encoded by the coding sequence ATGGCTTCCCTGGCCCAATCCCCGCTCGTTTACGAACGCGTTGCCCCGCGCGATGCCGAAGCACTAGTGCGAAAGCACCTGCCGCTGGTGCGGCGGATCGCATGGCACGTCCACGGATCGATGAGCTCGATCGTCGAGGTCGAGGACCTTATCCAGATTGGCATGGTCGCACTGATCGAGGCGGTGACTGCGTTCGAAGATCGCGGCCAGGTCACGTTCGAGCAATATCTGGTAACGCGGCTGCGGGGATCGATGATCGACGAGCTACGCCGCCAGGCGACGCTCACCCGCGGGGCGATGCGCCGTCGCCGTGCCTATCAGGAAACCGTCGCCGCGCTTGCCGCCGAACTCGGGCATGCGCCCAGTGATATCGAAGTCGCTGAGAAGCTCGACGTCACTCCCGAGAAGCTCCGCGCCGAATATGTGACCGCGGAGGCAGTGCGCTTCGACTCGATCGACGATCTCTATTCGGACGAGAGCCCCTGGTTTATGTCCGACGAGCCCGACGCCTTCGATCAGCTCGCCGATTCGGACCAGCGCGAGGCGCTGATTGCCGCGATCACCGGTCTGCCCGAGCGCGAGGCGCAAGTGGTCCAGCTTTATTATGTCGAGGAGTTGAACCTCGAGGAAATCGGCCAGGTGCTCGGCGTTGGCGCCGCGCGCATTTGCCAGATCAAGGCGTCAGCGCATGCCCGGCTGAAACGCGCACTCCAGCGCCGCATGAGTTGA